Proteins from a single region of Gemmatirosa kalamazoonensis:
- a CDS encoding nucleotidyltransferase family protein — MRLRDRLPELRDEIRRAAAESGARDVRVFGSVARGEERDDSDVDFLVALEPGRSLLDLARLELRLERLFGRRVDVVTEAGLREPIRAAALRDAIGV; from the coding sequence ATGCGACTTCGCGACAGACTACCCGAACTCCGCGACGAGATTCGCCGCGCCGCCGCGGAGAGCGGCGCGCGCGACGTCCGCGTGTTCGGCTCTGTAGCGCGCGGGGAGGAGCGAGACGATAGCGACGTGGACTTCCTCGTCGCCTTGGAGCCCGGTCGCTCCCTCCTCGACCTGGCCCGCCTAGAACTCCGGCTCGAGCGGCTCTTCGGCCGCCGGGTCGACGTCGTGACGGAAGCGGGGCTCCGGGAGCCCATCCGCGCAGCCGCGCTGCGCGACGCCATCGGTGTCTGA
- a CDS encoding YybH family protein, whose translation MTLCGGGCARGARVSTAPPTSTERAVRAAAAEWVRAAAERDGEAMGAYFAEDAFVMYPRPQPTVGRAANTAVWVTLFARPGALHPLTTDSVVVARSGDLAYVTGRWHLSAPAAGTQPATDVGAATWQCGAR comes from the coding sequence GTGACCCTGTGCGGGGGTGGCTGCGCCCGCGGCGCACGCGTCTCCACCGCGCCGCCGACCTCCACCGAGCGCGCGGTGCGGGCCGCGGCGGCGGAGTGGGTACGCGCCGCCGCGGAGCGCGACGGCGAGGCGATGGGTGCGTACTTCGCCGAGGACGCCTTCGTGATGTATCCGCGGCCGCAGCCGACGGTCGGGCGGGCCGCGAACACCGCAGTGTGGGTGACGCTGTTCGCCCGGCCCGGCGCGCTGCACCCGCTCACGACCGACTCGGTCGTCGTCGCGCGGTCGGGCGACTTGGCCTACGTGACCGGGCGCTGGCACTTGAGCGCGCCGGCGGCAGGCACGCAGCCTGCTACTGATGTGGGGGCCGCTACGTGGCAGTGTGGCGCCCGGTAG
- a CDS encoding HepT-like ribonuclease domain-containing protein, which translates to MADAADAIAGYVARGREAFDADPAVRDAILYQIIVLGEAVKAALAADPDLEAAHPSVDWSPVARMRDRVAHHYWATPRPRGRLGHGARRRASPAAGGGSGARRRGMTRRSTNFVVA; encoded by the coding sequence ATGGCGGACGCCGCGGACGCGATCGCCGGCTATGTGGCGCGCGGGCGAGAGGCGTTTGACGCCGATCCGGCTGTCCGCGACGCGATCCTCTACCAGATCATCGTGCTCGGGGAGGCCGTCAAGGCGGCCCTCGCGGCGGACCCCGACCTTGAAGCCGCCCACCCCAGTGTGGACTGGTCGCCCGTGGCCCGCATGCGCGACCGGGTGGCGCACCACTACTGGGCGACCCCCCGACCGCGAGGTCGTCTGGGCCACGGCGCGCGACGCCGTGCCAGCCCTGCGGCGGGCGGTGGCAGCGGCGCTCGCCGCCGCGGAATGACTCGGCGTTCCACGAACTTCGTGGTGGCCTAA